A section of the bacterium SCSIO 12696 genome encodes:
- a CDS encoding LamB/YcsF family protein, translating to MLLMRLNGDIGEGFGPWEMGMDEQLMPHLHLANIACGFHASDPVMMSRTVALAVEHNVTIGAHPGYADLQGFGRRSIPHSKDEIIALVTYQVGALEAICHRHGTQVSYVKPHGALYNDMMADDEVCLAVMTAVAGCSGDLPLMMLATADAERYKSMAQSFGLTVWFELFADRAYGDNGRLVSRSENGAVLHDRQQILDRVTHFLETNTWLSRNGTPLHLQADTLCVHGDNLSAVNVASQLRELLDSRV from the coding sequence GTGCTCTTAATGCGACTAAATGGCGATATTGGCGAAGGTTTTGGGCCTTGGGAAATGGGTATGGATGAGCAGCTAATGCCCCATTTGCACCTGGCTAATATTGCCTGTGGCTTTCACGCGTCTGACCCGGTCATGATGAGCCGAACAGTGGCGTTGGCGGTTGAACATAATGTGACAATCGGTGCACACCCAGGCTATGCAGATTTACAGGGTTTCGGCCGCCGTTCCATTCCTCATTCAAAAGATGAAATTATTGCTCTGGTGACCTACCAAGTGGGTGCCTTGGAGGCCATTTGCCACCGCCATGGAACCCAGGTGAGTTACGTAAAACCCCACGGCGCGCTGTACAACGACATGATGGCGGATGACGAGGTCTGTTTGGCGGTGATGACAGCAGTAGCCGGTTGCTCCGGAGATTTGCCGCTGATGATGTTGGCCACGGCAGACGCAGAGCGTTATAAAAGCATGGCCCAATCGTTCGGTTTAACCGTTTGGTTTGAACTGTTTGCCGATCGTGCCTATGGTGATAATGGGCGTTTGGTGAGCCGTTCTGAAAACGGTGCCGTATTGCACGACAGACAGCAAATACTCGACCGGGTAACCCACTTTTTAGAGACAAATACCTGGCTCAGCCGCAATGGGACGCCACTGCACTTGCAGGCCGATACACTTTGTGTGCACGGCGATAACTTATCGGCGGTTAACGTGGCCAGCCAATTGCGCGAACTGCTGGACAGTCGAGTTTGA
- the pxpB gene encoding 5-oxoprolinase subunit PxpB, whose product MVESELSFIPAGEEAALVYFAEWPSEQTLEYIHSFCHLLEQKAPPWLLELVPSYTSVMVYYDVTQLGFDQLKKHLTKWNLSGELCGKSNNFGRELEIPVYYGEEVALDIKRVEAVTGMSRQQIVDCHSNLELRVYALGFRPGFGFMGTLPPALVVPRLDTPRQQIPKGAVAIAETQTAIYPDISPGGWNIIGRCPIPMFDRSQSPPCTFLNTGDKARFVAISRDRFLQLAEQHGGVVSL is encoded by the coding sequence ATGGTGGAGTCTGAGCTTAGCTTTATACCGGCCGGGGAAGAGGCGGCTCTGGTCTATTTTGCAGAGTGGCCCAGTGAGCAAACTCTTGAATACATCCACAGCTTTTGCCACCTGCTTGAACAAAAAGCGCCGCCCTGGTTACTGGAACTGGTGCCTTCTTATACCTCGGTGATGGTCTATTACGACGTCACTCAACTGGGTTTTGATCAGCTAAAAAAACACCTCACGAAATGGAACCTATCCGGTGAGCTCTGTGGAAAAAGTAATAACTTTGGCCGCGAATTGGAAATTCCAGTTTACTACGGTGAAGAGGTCGCCCTCGATATTAAACGGGTAGAAGCTGTTACTGGCATGAGCCGCCAACAGATTGTCGATTGTCACAGTAACCTTGAATTACGTGTATACGCTCTTGGCTTCCGACCCGGTTTCGGTTTTATGGGAACGTTGCCGCCCGCTTTGGTGGTGCCCAGGCTCGACACGCCTCGCCAGCAAATTCCCAAGGGTGCCGTTGCCATCGCTGAAACCCAAACCGCTATCTATCCAGATATTAGCCCCGGTGGTTGGAATATTATCGGTCGCTGCCCAATCCCTATGTTTGATCGTAGCCAGTCCCCCCCATGTACGTTTTTAAATACTGGAGATAAGGCCCGTTTTGTCGCCATCAGCCGTGATCGCTTCTTGCAGTTGGCTGAGCAGCATGGGGGTGTTGTATCGCTTTAA
- a CDS encoding biotin-dependent carboxyltransferase — MLANLQDAGRSGVQKLGITTGGPLDSHAFAWGNRLLANPAGAAQIEIAIGGFCARFEKATWIAVTGADMDWHLDGKKIAPWCNYRVATGSELSSGFCREGMRSYLAVVGGFVAEPIFGSCATVLGDGLGGLDNGEPLSAGDQVGYGDSGNSQLLKQQVPSSFIPRYGDQVELRIVPSNQFYQFPENSRQQFFNQAYCLGNQSDRMGCRFEGQPIDNVPANMVSEAVPLGAVQIPSDGLPIVLLNDRQTIGGYPKLGSVYQVDLPKLAQCRPGDQVRFCEGSLQQAQQELREFRCFF, encoded by the coding sequence GTGTTGGCCAACTTGCAGGATGCTGGACGCTCTGGTGTTCAAAAGCTGGGTATTACCACTGGCGGCCCACTGGATAGCCACGCTTTTGCCTGGGGAAATCGGCTGTTGGCAAACCCTGCGGGTGCGGCACAAATTGAAATCGCTATTGGCGGTTTTTGCGCTCGATTTGAAAAGGCAACCTGGATAGCTGTAACCGGCGCTGATATGGATTGGCATCTGGATGGCAAAAAAATCGCTCCTTGGTGCAACTATCGAGTGGCAACCGGTAGTGAACTCAGCAGTGGTTTTTGCCGTGAAGGAATGCGCAGTTATTTGGCAGTAGTTGGTGGTTTTGTCGCAGAGCCAATATTTGGCAGTTGTGCCACAGTCTTAGGAGATGGGCTTGGGGGGCTTGATAATGGAGAGCCTTTGAGCGCAGGTGATCAAGTGGGTTATGGCGATTCAGGCAACTCTCAGTTGTTAAAACAGCAAGTGCCGAGTTCGTTTATTCCCCGTTATGGTGACCAGGTGGAGTTGAGGATCGTGCCGAGTAACCAGTTTTATCAATTCCCAGAAAACAGCCGCCAGCAGTTTTTTAATCAGGCCTACTGCCTCGGCAATCAATCGGATCGAATGGGCTGCCGGTTTGAAGGCCAACCCATAGATAACGTGCCCGCCAATATGGTGTCCGAAGCGGTGCCTTTGGGAGCTGTTCAAATTCCCAGTGATGGCCTGCCAATCGTTTTATTGAATGACCGCCAAACCATTGGTGGCTACCCTAAGCTGGGCTCGGTTTATCAAGTGGATTTGCCTAAGCTGGCCCAGTGCCGGCCCGGTGATCAGGTGAGATTTTGTGAAGGGAGCTTGCAGCAGGCGCAGCAAGAGCTGCGGGAGTTTAGGTGTTTTTTTTAA